A part of Terriglobus roseus genomic DNA contains:
- the rplK gene encoding 50S ribosomal protein L11 produces MAPKKITGYVKLQVMAGKATPAPPIGPALGQAQVNIMEFCKQFNDRTKDPSMAGLTIPVVISVYADRTFSFITKTPPAPVLLKKAAKIEKGSGTPNKAKVGTVTEAQVREIATQKMPDLNAATVEAAIKMIKGTARSMGLDVVV; encoded by the coding sequence TGGCACCGAAGAAAATTACTGGATACGTCAAGCTCCAGGTGATGGCTGGCAAGGCCACCCCGGCTCCCCCGATCGGCCCCGCGCTCGGTCAGGCGCAGGTCAACATCATGGAATTCTGCAAGCAGTTCAACGACCGCACCAAGGATCCGTCGATGGCGGGCCTCACCATCCCGGTCGTGATCAGCGTTTACGCAGACCGTACCTTCTCCTTCATCACCAAGACCCCCCCGGCTCCGGTGCTTCTGAAGAAGGCCGCCAAGATCGAAAAGGGTTCGGGTACGCCGAACAAGGCAAAGGTTGGCACCGTGACCGAAGCTCAGGTTCGCGAGATCGCCACCCAGAAGATGCCCGACCTGAACGCTGCAACCGTTGAAGCTGCCATCAAGATGATCAAGGGCACCGCCCGTTCCATGGGCCTCGACGTAGTCGTGTAA